Proteins encoded together in one Bactrocera neohumeralis isolate Rockhampton unplaced genomic scaffold, APGP_CSIRO_Bneo_wtdbg2-racon-allhic-juicebox.fasta_v2 cluster11, whole genome shotgun sequence window:
- the LOC126766068 gene encoding LOW QUALITY PROTEIN: zinc finger protein castor homolog 1-like (The sequence of the model RefSeq protein was modified relative to this genomic sequence to represent the inferred CDS: substituted 1 base at 1 genomic stop codon), with the protein TTAGVAQQKLLDVIGLGKNITQQRIHKNFETATASYTNVILTTSARDGSVLFPTSLQINDNVNKPAGHLKFLFNEDCGFVNCGYRQRQSHYSFCDKTRFVQHTARHERFDTLIGEDFQQYPCNQTRGFRNCAYQRNKESDNTNFGTNRKSHFHYLKCSFICTGSNKVVAHRRLHNKFDXIRSAEFGKVLNTGNSTQCCAALSVGGPDIDYTRTGDGVYESLKDTSLAVTSSCIYEYNKKFTHFHCLLCGCGVVSPSQMSAHRQKSCHTVLKHAKSSEDIVAVTSIVAATETNIDQLR; encoded by the coding sequence ACTACCGCAGGTGTCGCCCAACAGAAGCTGCTCGATGTAATTGGACTTGGAAAGAATATAACTCAGCAAAGAATTCACAAAAACTTTGAAACTGCAACCGCATCTTACACAAATGTAATACTCACTACGAGCGCTAGGGACGGTAGTGTCTTATTCCCTACATCGTTACAAATAAATGATAATGTTAACAAGCCCGCCGGTCATCTGAAGTTTCTCTTTAACGAGGATTGCGGTTTTGTGAACTGTGGTTACCGACAGCGACAGTCACACTATAGCTTCTGTGACAAGACTCGATTCGTTCAGCACACGGCACGACATGAGCGCTTTGACACACTAATAGGCGAAGACTTTCAGCAATATCCCTGTAATCAAACGCGCGGTTTTAGAAACTGTGCCTACCAACGGAATAAAGAGTCTGATAACACCAACTTTGGTACAAACAGAAAGTcgcattttcattatttgaaatGCTCATTTATTTGCACTGGGTCTAATAAAGTAGTGGCACATCGTCGCCTGcataataaatttgattaaatacGATCAGCAGAGTTCGGTAAGGTGCTAAATACAGGGAACAGTACTCAGTGTTGTGCGGCTTTGAGTGTAGGTGGCCCTGATATAGATTACACAAGAACTGGTGACGGGGTGTATGAGAGTTTGAAGGATACATCTTTGGCAGTTACAAGTAGCTGTATATATGAGTACAACAAGAAATTTACGCATTTTCATTGTCTTTTGTGCGGTTGTGGCGTGGTGTCGCCCTCTCAAATGTCAGCGCATCGGCAGAAATCGTGTCATACTGTACTTAAACATGCGAAATCGTCAGAAGACATTGTAGCTGTTACCTCAATAGTAGCAGCAACAGAAACTAACATAGATCAGCTGCGGTAG